In a single window of the Platichthys flesus chromosome 5, fPlaFle2.1, whole genome shotgun sequence genome:
- the rbm20 gene encoding RNA-binding protein 20: MQQSWDRTSSTDSLKKGHTKMLGKGQSGGYPPETTGELLQSLSLVPGNNTDKKGLQVGAQFPGCVPVGPQQHNQQLLLTPASLQLAQLQAQLTLQRLKLAQGGNTATAAAFLNQVLSNVAMSQPLFNQLRTSAMVGNQQGAFPTGVLGFPSSNSALGTLVTGGFHQNPEGARVNHPGGVPVGQQGVEYGKKTGSAYPCDTDRRLQYNQVGGTSAASAPAGDGQFTVINTQAKNMNNAGFQSDFYRQDMQGQQAAFSVNDQNMHAYNSTGHKEQWKSPAGFNHTGKVDMVSNAANMWTSAGQPIHHRTELYNPEEPTSDPKFNHPSGISSLASSGVQGFGGYQTLQGNEETLSSGTRKLQPYQVNDYHAVTPTQLPHQCSICDKKVYNLKDWDQHVKGKLHLQNRTSYSNECSSVVSAGAVHYTAGRPSDGALNPGGTNSMVYSASSQDVSSGASASYLPAAAMTTYPMSDSGFASHQPESKPFPPRKDTVGRVVHICNLPEGSCTENDVINLGIPFGKVTNYILMRSTHQAFLEMAYIEAAQAMVQYYQLTPASINDQKLLIRMSKRYKELQLKKPGKDVQTIIHDITSQRERDEIQELEQYMPERPRSRSPISRSLSPQSHSPSFTSCSSAPSPQGGAVRGPERSSNGLGPSRGSWEWSSHIRRGEDERERDDPWRNGGSVDDDRSNGRTADRRKAYQKPMDQMSSRSADERGGGGGGGEGMRGNRDWHPRGSPQGGSFNSYRNMEDDFYMKEPIYKSDKPTRAPYQRHDTKSKRRDCADYHSRSRHSEFEISEEQEKRHSSPGRSHSKKTSRRHTAEKHERENTTENPDRQLKEKSVSPQQSSKPKEAAVESSKDKDTKKEWENGADTDEECWYPKNMEELVTVDEVGGEDDSIIEPDLPELEEYASCPKETVQEDAVMQYMSQPAPTTSLEVQETNKSNQEKSCVDAGDQADTPVTEKLESVLAEVAPEEEKLSQVAAELSVTNLSDFPREELKVAAEETHSEDKVTNSEPLEEPMENHVTVLEDSKTQEVEQVMETITNVAQLENGILKKEVEACSPTPEQDKAVSEHSIPLGVEFIVPRTGFYCKLCGLFYTSEENAKTSHCRSTVHYRNLQKYLSQLAVESLSDALSGPTGAK; encoded by the exons tcTCAGTCTGGTACCTGGGAACAATACCGATAAGAAAGGCCTCCAGGTGGGTGCTCAATTTCCAGGCTGTGTGCCTGTGGGGCCCCAGCAGCAtaaccagcagctcctcctgacTCCAGCCAGCCTCCAGCTCGCTCAGCTCCAAGCTCAGCTCACCCTCCAGCGCCTTAAACTGGCTCAGGGGGGGAATACTGCCACTGCCGCCGCTTTTCTCAATCAGGTTCTCTCCAATGTCGCCATGTCCCAACCGCTTTTCAATCAGCTACGGACTTCAGCTATGGTTGGAAATCAGCAGGGTGCCTTCCCCACAGGGGTGCTAGGTTTCCCCTCTTCAAATTCAGCCTTGGGGACCTTGGTGACTGGGGGGTTCCACCAAAATCCAGAGGGTGCGAGGGTGAACCATCCTGGGGGGGTGCCAGTGGGCCAGCAGGGTGTGGAGTACGGCAAAAAGACAGGGTCAGCTTACCCATGTGATACTGACAGGCGTCTTCAGTATAACCAAGTTGGAGGGACGTCTGCAGCATCAGCCCCTGCGGGCGATGGACAGTTCACAGTGATCAACACTCAGgctaaaaacatgaacaatgcAGGTTTTCAGAGCGATTTCTATAGGCAGGATATGCAGGGACAACAAGCTGCTTTTAGTGTCAATGACCAGAACATGCATGCTTATAACTCCACTGGGCATAAGGAGCAATGGAAAAGCCCTGCTGGCTTCAATCACACTGGAAAGGTGGATATGGTTTCCAATGCCGCCAACATGTGGACATCAGCCGGGCAGCCGATTCACCACCGAACTGAACTTTACAACCCAGAGGagccgacctctgaccccaaGTTCAATCACCCTAGTGGGATTTCCTCTCTGGCTTCAAGTGGCGTGCAGGGATTTGGGGGCTACCAGACCCTGCAAGGAAACGAGGAAACCCTGTCCTCCGGTACCAGGAAACTTCAACCTTATCAGGTCAATGACTACCACGCAGTCACGCCCACTCAACTGCCACATCAGTGTAGCATCTGTGACAAGAAGGTCTACAACCTTAAG GATTGGGACCAGCACGTGAAGGGAAAACTACACCTGCAGAATCGAACATCGTACTCAAATGAATG CTCCAGTGTGGTATCAGCTGGAGCTGTTCACTACACTGCCGGCAGGCCTTCTGATGGAGCTCTGAACCCCGGAGGGACGAACTCCATGGTTTACTCTGCCTCAAGTCAAG ATGTATCCTCAGGAGCCAGTGCATCCTACTTGCCAGCTGCAGCCATGACGACTTATCCCATGTCAGACTCAGGATTTGCCTCGCACCAGCCCGAGTCAAAG CCATTTCCACCCAGAAAAGACACCGTAGGGCGAGTCGTCCACATCTGCAACCTCCCTGAAGGCAGCTGCACAGAGAATGATGTCATCAACCTCGGGATACCATTTGGCAAAGTCACCAACTACATCCTGATGCGCTCCACCCAtcag GCATTTCTGGAGATGGCGTATATTGAAGCAGCTCAGGCCATGGTTCAGTACTACCAACTTACCCCAGCTTCGATTAATGATCAGAAACTTCTCATACGAATGTCAAAGAGGTACAAGGAGCTTCAGCTCAAG AAACCAGGTAAAGATGTTCAGACGATCATCCATGATATCACCTCTCAGAGGGAAAGGgatgagattcaagagcttgAGCA GTACATGCCAGAGAGACCACGCTCCCGCAGCCCGATCAGCCGCTCTCTGAGTCCTCAGTCCCACAGCCCCAGTTTTACATCTTGCAGCTCAGCCCCCAGCCCTCAGGGGGGAGCAGTCAGGGGTCCGGAGAGAAGCAGCAATGGCCTTGGGCCCAGCCGGGGCTCTTGGGAATGGTCATCACACATAAGGAGGGGTGAGGACGAAAGGGAAAGGGATGACCCATGGAGGAATGGGGGAAGCGTAGATGACGATAGGTCTAATGGACGCACAGCAGACCGTCGGAAGGCCTACCAGAAACCCATGGATCAAATGAGCTCCAGATCTGCAGAtgagcgaggaggaggtggcggaggaggtgaagggatgCGGGGAAACAGAGACTGGCACCCACGAGGCAGCCCTCAAGGCGGGTCCTTCAACTCTTACAGGAACATGGAAGACGACTTCTACATGAAAGAACCGATATACAAGTCTGACAAGCCGACCAGAGCTCCGTACCAAAGGCACGACACAAAGTCAAAGAGGAGGGATTGTGCTGACTACCACAGCAGGTCGAGGCATTCTGAGTTTGAGATAAGCGAGGAGCAAGAAAAGAGGCATAGCTCCCCCGGCAGGAGCCACAGCAAAAAGACAAGTAGGAGACACACTGCAGAAAAACACGAGAGAGAAAATACTACGGAAAACCCT GATCGTCAgctgaaagaaaaatctgtttcaCCTCAGCAAAGCAGTAAACCAAAAGAGGCTGCTGTGGAATCTAGTAAAGACAAAGACACT AAGAAGGAGTGGGAAAATGGAGCTGACACTGATGAGGAGTGTTGGTATCCTAAGAACATGGAGGAACTGGTCACTGTTGATGAAGTGGGAGGAGAAGACGATTCCATTATTGAACCAGACCTTCCTGAGTTGGAAGAATATGCATCCTGCCCCAAAGAGACAGTGCAGGAAGATGCAGTAATGCAGTACATGTCACAGCCAGCACCTACCACTTCCTTGGAGGTGCAGGAGACGAACAAGTCCAACCAGGAAAAGTCTTGCGTTGATGCTGGAGACCAAGCAGACACACCTGTTACTGAGAAACTAGAGAGTGTTTTAGCTGAAGTCGCTCCTGAAGAAGAGAAACTCAGTCAAGTGGCTGCTGAACTGTCGGTCACTAACCTGAGTGACTTCCCCAGAGAGGAGTTGAAGGTCGCAGCggaggagacacattcagagGATAAAGTAACCAACAGTGAGCCTTTAGAAGAGCCAATGGAAAATCATGTTACAGTACTAGAGGACAGCAAGACTCAGGAAGTAGAACAGGTGATGGAAACAATCACCAACGTGGCACAACTCGAGAATGGCATTCTGAAAAAAG AGGTCGAGGCCTGTTCACCGACTCCTGAGCAAGACAAAGCTGTCAGTGAACACAGCATCCCTCTAG GAGTGGAGTTCATTGTACCAAGAACAGGCTTCTACTGCAAACTGTGTGGATTGTTCTATACCAGTGAGGAGAATGCAAAGACGAGCCACTGCCGCAGCACCGTGCACTACAGGAACCTCCAG AAATATCTATCCCAGCTGGCGGTGGAAAGTTTGTCGGACGCACTTTCTGGACCCAC